In Streptomyces liangshanensis, the DNA window CCCAGGCATCGAACCAGAAGGTCCACCGCGAACTGTGACGCAGGCGGGAAGCGACGGGAGCGGCGGCGGGGCACGTCCAGGACCGCCCGCGCGAACGGGTCGCGGCCCCGGCCGCACCCGCTCACCCCTTGACGCAGATGACCTGCTTCAACTTCGCGACGACCTCGACCAGGTCGCGCTGCTGCTCGATGACCTGCTCGATCGGCTTGTACGCCGAAGGGATCTCGTCCACCACACCGGAATCCTTGCGGCATTCCACGCCCCGCGTCTGGTCCTCCAGATCCCGGGTCGTGAATCGGCGCTTCGCCGCGTTCCGGCTCATCCGCCGGCCCGCGCCGTGCGACGCCGAATTGAACGCCTTCTCGTTCCCCAGCCCCTTCACGATGTACGAGCCGGTCCCCATCGACCCCGGAATGATGCCGAAGTCGCCGCTTCCCGCCCGGATCGCGCCCTTCCGCGTCACCAGAAGGTCCATTCCGTCGTAGCGCTCCTCGGACACGTAGTTGTGGTGGCAGGAAATGACCTCGCCGAAGGTCACGTTCGCCTTCCTGAATTCACGGCGTATCACGTCCTGCGAGAGCGACATCATGATCGCCCGGTTGTACTTCGCGTACTCCTGGGCCCAGAACAGATCGTTCCGGTACGCCGCCATCTGCGGCGTGTCGGCGATGAAGACCGCCAGGTCGCGGTCGACCAGGCCCTGGTTGTGCGGGAGCTGGTGGGCCTGTCCGATGTGATGGTCCGCCAGCTCCTTGCCGATGTTGCGGGAGCCCGAGTGCAACATGATCCAGACCGAATCGGACGTATCGATGCAAAGTTCCCAGAAGTGATTCCCCGCGCCCAGCGTCCCCATCTGCCTCACCGCCCGTTCCTGACGGAACTTGACCGCTTCCGCGATCCCCTCGAACCGGTCCCAGAACGCGTCGAACCGCGCCGCCGGGAATCCGTCCAGCCCGCCCGGGTCCACCGCGTCGTCGTGCATCCCGCGGCCCACCGGGATCGCCTGCTCGATCTTGCCGCGCAGCCGCGAGAGGTCGCCCGGCAGGTCGTTCGCCGTGAGGGACGTCTTCACCGCCGACATGCCGCAGCCGATGTCCACGCCCACCGCCGCCGGGCACACCGCGCCCTGCATCGCGATCACCGAACCGACCGTCGCGCCCTTGCCGTAGTGCACGTCCGGCATCACGGCCAGGCCCCTGATCCAGGGCAGCGTCGCGACGTTCCGCAACTGCTGCATCGCGACGTCCTCGACGCTCGTCGGGTCCGCCCACATGCGGATCGGGACGTTCTCGCCCGGTACCTCTACGTACGACATAATTCCTCGATCCCCCGAAAAGTCAGAAAGCGCAAAAACCGGAACCGCGGCAGTCAAAAGACCCACCCGACCAGCATCGACGGCGGCGCGTGCGATACACATTGTGTCCATCGACCGTCAGGCGGCGGCAAACTGTTTTCGTACGGCTCCCGCGCGCGACCACGTGCGGGAACCCGCGCGGGACGCCCGGGCAGAACAGCAGACCAGCAGACCAGCGGGACACCCGCCCAGCACCCGCCCCACAGCAAGCACCCCCTTCACAGCACCTCGTGCGGCAGCTCGTGCAGCACCTCGTACAGAACGGAGCCCGGGACCGTGCAGCGAAACGCGCGAAAGGCGTACGTACCCGGCCTGGTGGCGCTCCTCGTGGCGGTGGCCGCCGGCTGTACCGGCGCCGGGGACGGCGGCGGTTCCCCGACCGACCCCAAGCCGGGCGGCTCCACCCCAATCGCCTCGCCGGGCAAGTACCGCACGCTCCGCGAGCCCTGCGGGTCCGTGTCGCGCGCCACGCTCCAGGACCTGCTGCCCACCACGCCGGGCCTCGCCGAGGAGCAGTTGGAGAAGATCTACCGCGGCACGTCCGCCGTGACGTACGACACGGACCGCCGCGTCGGGTGCAGTTGGAAGGCCGACTCCCCGGACGCCTCCCACCAGCTGGTCATCGACGTCGAGCGGGTGGTGTCGTACGACCCCGCCGTGAGCGACGACGACCGCGCGCAGGAGGTCTACTCGCGCAAGGAGGAGGCGGCGGAGCTGCCCGCTCCCGGCGGCACGGGCTCCCCGTCCCCGGAGGGGTCCTCCTCGGGCGGCGCCTCGCCGTCCGCGGGGTCGACCGCCTCCGGCGCGACCACCCAGACGGTCTCCCCGTCGGCCACCACCACGCCCACCGCCGGCTCCACCGGCCCGTCCGGGACCCCGGGCGCGCCCGACGCGACCACCGAGGGACTGGAACCGCGGGTCCTGGACGGTCTCGGCGACGCGGCGTTCCTCGACGACGTCGTCGCCCGCTCCGGGGCGGCCGCGCGGAACCGTACCGTCAGCGTGGTGTTCCGCACATCGAACGTCATCGTGACCGTCCAGTACACCGAGCAGCCGGCCCGCCCCACCGACGTCCCCGACAGCGCGCAACTCCAGGAAAAGGCACGTGGCCTGGCCCGGAGGCTGGCCGACCAGATGAACGAGTAGCGGGTCCCGGGGCCGCCGGCCGGGCCGCGCGGGTGACGGATGTCCTCCCGGTGCGGGGGCCACGGACACGGCGCGGCGGTTAACGTGGCCGATCGGACCGTACGACCGGCGGACCGTACGACCGACCGACGGTCCGTACGGACCGTACGGAACGCACGACCGACCGACGG includes these proteins:
- a CDS encoding RtcB family protein codes for the protein MSYVEVPGENVPIRMWADPTSVEDVAMQQLRNVATLPWIRGLAVMPDVHYGKGATVGSVIAMQGAVCPAAVGVDIGCGMSAVKTSLTANDLPGDLSRLRGKIEQAIPVGRGMHDDAVDPGGLDGFPAARFDAFWDRFEGIAEAVKFRQERAVRQMGTLGAGNHFWELCIDTSDSVWIMLHSGSRNIGKELADHHIGQAHQLPHNQGLVDRDLAVFIADTPQMAAYRNDLFWAQEYAKYNRAIMMSLSQDVIRREFRKANVTFGEVISCHHNYVSEERYDGMDLLVTRKGAIRAGSGDFGIIPGSMGTGSYIVKGLGNEKAFNSASHGAGRRMSRNAAKRRFTTRDLEDQTRGVECRKDSGVVDEIPSAYKPIEQVIEQQRDLVEVVAKLKQVICVKG
- a CDS encoding DUF3558 domain-containing protein; this encodes MQRNARKAYVPGLVALLVAVAAGCTGAGDGGGSPTDPKPGGSTPIASPGKYRTLREPCGSVSRATLQDLLPTTPGLAEEQLEKIYRGTSAVTYDTDRRVGCSWKADSPDASHQLVIDVERVVSYDPAVSDDDRAQEVYSRKEEAAELPAPGGTGSPSPEGSSSGGASPSAGSTASGATTQTVSPSATTTPTAGSTGPSGTPGAPDATTEGLEPRVLDGLGDAAFLDDVVARSGAAARNRTVSVVFRTSNVIVTVQYTEQPARPTDVPDSAQLQEKARGLARRLADQMNE